DNA from Sorangium aterium:
GGGCGCGCGCGGGCCTCGCCCCGTCGACGAGCGCGCGCAGCGCCGCGATGTGCGCGGGCCCCGTCCCGCAGCACCCGCCCACGATCGTGGCCCCCGCCTCGAGCCAGCGGCGCGCGAGCTCCGCGTAACGCGCGGCCGCCGAGCCGCGCTGGTCGACGCCAACGCCCCAGCCGAGCCCCTCGGCCTCGGCGCCCGCGTTCGCGTAGGCCCCGAACGGGACGCCGCACGCCGCGAGCCGCTCGATGTGCGCGAGCGTGCGAGTCGCAGGGGTGCAGTTGACGAGCACGGCCCTCGCGCCTCGAGAGGCCGCCTCCCGCGCGGCGAGCCCGATGTGCTCGGGCGAGAGCAGATCCGAGCCCGGACCCGCCGTGAACGACACCCATGCTTCGACGCCCGTGGCGACCGCCTCCTCGAGCGCCACGAGCGCCTCGCCGACGTGCGGGAACGTCTCGCAGAGGAGGAGGTCGACGCCCGCGCCCGCGAGCGCCTGCGCGAGCTCTCGGTGCTCCTGCCGCGCGTCGGCCGGGCTCAGGTCGGGCCGGTAGCAATCCTCGAGCGGCGCGATGCTGCCGGCGACCCGGTGCTGCGGGCCCTCGTCGCGCACGGCCTCGCGCGCCAGCGAGACCGCCCGCGCCGCCAGCTCGGCCCAGGCGGCGCCCGCCTGCCTCCGCTTCGTGCGGAACGTGTTCGCCGTGTGCACCGTCGCGCCCGCGCGCGCGTAATCCCGGTGGATCGCGCGGACCACGTCGCGGCCCCGCGCGTCGAGCAGGGCCGCGGCGCTCCAGAGCGGCGCCGGCGTCTCGACCCCGCGCGCGGCGAGCTCGGTCCCGAGCGGGCCGTCGAGGACCACGATGGCAGCCTCGGCGGCCACAGCAGTTGAACCGAGCGGCGATCTGGCCACGTCCACCATGTAGGCTCCGGTATGTCCGCGGCCGGCTCCCACGGCAACCCCTGAGTCGGGTCATGGCCCGTCTGCCGCTCGGGGTAAGCGAGTCCCCGCACAGCGCACCGTCCCGACCACTGTGCGGCAGAAAGAACGATGGAATTATCTTTCGCGCCGGGAAATTACTTGCCAGGTATGGGGGGCCTGCGGCACCGTTGAAATGAATTCATCTTCCCCTCATTCCACTCGACTCGCCGGAGTCGTGGCGTCCGACAAGCAAGCGATCGTTTGCAGGACCGACGCAGGACCGACATGGGGGAGCTCCCGCTGGCCCGCGCGAGGCCAGGCGAGCGCCGTCAGTGAGCCCATAAGAAAGGAACGCCATCATGATTCGACAGTCCATCCGTTCTTCCAAGTCGCTCGCTCTCAGTGTTGCGCTCGGCGTCATCGCAGCAGCCGGTTTTGCCGGATGCAGCGCGTCGGAGGAGGCTCCCGTCGATGACGCGGCGGCGCACGAGCGGATCACCCAGGCGGACGTCTCGAAGGCCCTCGAGACGAGCGAGTTCCTGAACCTCGACATGAGCCGAGACACGGTCTACGCCCTCGACTACTCGGGGGGGCCGATCGACTACGCGCGCATCAAGCTCTCCACCGGCAACGGCAAGGAGATCTTGCTCTCGGAGCAGATGGCCGCCATCGAGCAGGCGGACTACGGCGACTACCCGGCGCCCGCCCTGACGGAGGCGTCGGACCAGCGGTTCAGCATCTCCTCGGACGAGGCCGCCTTCGGGAAGCTGTCGGACAGCGAGCTCGACCAGCTGAAGACCGACGGGTTCTTCTACTCCGAGAAGCCCGTGTCGAGCCCCGGGGCGAAGCCGCAGAGCACCGACCCCGACTGCATCCACGCCTACTGCGAGATTTGTACCGACAACACGACCGGCGGGCACCCCGAGACCTGGCTGCCGGGGACCTTCACCTGCTACCTCATCGAGCACGTGTGGTGCTGAGCCTCGCCTGACGGACTCCTTTCCCCCTCGCTCGCAGGGCCTCGTTGATGCGTTCGCTCTCGGTTTGGTGCGTTGCGCTGCTCGCCCTCGGGGGCACGGCGTGCGGAGCAGACGGACCCGTGCTCCCGAGCGGCCTTCCCCGGCCGGCCGGGGGGATCTACTTCGACTTCGGCGCGGCGCCGGAGGAGGACCGCTTCCGCGCGCTGATGGGGTTCCCGACCCGGGATGTCGCCGGGCTCGAGAGCGCGATCGAGGACATGTACGATCCTGGGAAGCCGGACACGTTCCGGAAGTACATGTCGGTCGAGACCTGGATGGAGCGCCACGCCCCATCCGAGAGCGACGTCGCGGCCGTCGAAGACTGGCTCGTCCAGCAGAAGATGGAGATCCGAAGGCGGTCCAAAAACCGGCTCCTGCTCGAGTTCGCGGGCACGGTCGAGCAGTTCAACGCCGCGTTCGACACGGAGCTCCGCGACTTCGAGCGCGAGAACCCCTCGGCCGGCGGTAAGCCGCTGCGCACGTTCGGCGCGCTCGATCCGCTCAGGCCGCCGCAGCGGATCATCGATCTCGCGTCGGGCGTCGTCTCGGTCGAGATCCCCGCGGACACCGAGCCGCTCGCGGCCGAGGGGGGCTCGATCGAGACGGACCCTCCGCCGGAGCAGGAGAAGGGGTACACGCCCGCGCAGATCGCGCGGGCCTATGGGGTCGAAGCGCTCCACACCGGCGGCCACAGCGGGCAGGGCGTGAAGGTCGGCGTCGTGGTCGGGGCGACGTTCAAGAAGCGGGATCTCCAGTCGTTCTGGCGATCGTTCGGCATTCTCTCGCGCGACAACCCCGTCGAAGTGGTCACCGCCGATCCGATCTCCACGCGTTATGTCGAGACCACGCTGGACATGCAGTGGTCGGGCGCGATGGCGCCCGAGGCCGAGCTCATCGCGTACCAGGGGCCGGACGCGCGCACCCACTCCATCCTCTATGCGTGGAACGAGGCGATCGCTGCCGGCGAGGTGTCGGTGCTCTCGACGTCGTTCGCGCACCGCGAGGAGACGGAGGCGCAGATGATCCGGGAGCAATACAACGAGGCGGCGCGCATGGGCGCGGCGCTCGGGATGACGATCGTCGTCGCGAGCGGCGACTCGAGCAGGCCCGACGTGCCGTCGTCGAGCCCGTATGTGACGTGCGTCGGCGGGACGGTGCTCGAGCTCGGCGACGGCGGCGAGGTCGCGCGCGAGGTGGCGTGGAGCGGCTCCGGCTCGGGCCGATCGCGCGCCTTCGATACGCCGTGGTGGCAGGAGAGCGTCGTCCAGGACGCGCAGGGCACGCGCGCGGTCTCCGATGTCGCGCTGAGCGCGTCGTCGGACTCCCCGTACTGGCTCTACTTCCTGGGCGAGTGGGAGCGGCGCAGCGGCACGTCGTTCGCCGCGCCGGTGTTCGCCGGGCTGATGGCGTCGGTGAACAGCCACCGGATCGCGCAGGGCAAGCCCGTCGCCGGGTGGCTGAACCGGGCGCTGTACACCGATGCGGGCGTGCAGGCCGCCTTCCGCGACATCACCGAGGGCAAGACCCCCGAAGGGTTCAGCGCGGGGCCCGGCTGGGACTATCCGACCGGCTGGGGCGCTCCGCTCGCGGACAAGCTCGCGGAGGCGCTCCCCTAGGAAAGCGTCATCCTCTGGGTCGGATGACGTCCCCCGTCGCGCTCCTCTCGCTCTCGCTCGCTTCGCTCCCGCTCCTCGTGGCGGCGCTCGGCTGTGACCGCCCAGGCCGCTCCGTCGGCCCGACGCCCGCGCCGCCCAGCGTGGCGCCCGCCCCGGCGCGGGAAGGGGCAGCGCAGGCCGCGGACGGCGGCGCGACGCCGGCGACCGCTGCAAGAGACGCCGCGCCCGCTGCCGGCGACGCGGCCGCCGCTGTTGCGGGGGCTTCGCCGCTCCGCGCGGACGCGCCGTTCGTGGAGCTCCCTGTCGAGGGGTTCCCGACCGCCGTGGTGTCGGTGCCGATCGGCGCCACGGCGTGGCGTCCCGTGCTCATCGCGTCGCACGGCAACTACGATCGGCCCGAGTGGCAGTGCCAGGTGTGGCGCGACATCGTGGGTGACGGCGCCTTCGTCCTGTGTCCGAGGGGCGTCGCGCGGCCCGATTCGCCGTCGGCGAGCGACGTCCGCTTCACGTACGAGAGCAACGCCCGCCTGGAGCAGGAGATCGACGCGGGGCTCGCGGCGCTGCGGGCGCGCTTTCCCGAGCACGTGGATCCCGGCGCGGTGCTCTACACGGGCTTCTCGCTGGGGGCGATCATGGGCTCTGCGATCGCCGCGCGCCGGGCGGCGCTCTTCCCGCGCCTCGTGCTGGTCGAGGGCGGACATGACAAGTGGACCCCGGCGACGGCCAAGGCGTTCGCGGACGGCGGCGGGCAGCGGGTCCTCTTCGTTTGCGCGCAAGCCGGGTGCGGCGCCGCCGCTGCCGCGGCCGCCGCGCGCCTCGACAAGGCGGGGGTGCTCGCCCGCGTGGCGCGCAGCAAGGAGGCCGGCCACCGGTACGACGGGCCGGTCGCGGAGGAGACCCGACGGGCGCTGGACTGGCTGATCGACGGCGACCCACGCTGGTGAGCCGGAGCGGCGCGTGGCGCATGGGGAGCGCGCGCGATGAACTGCCGCGGCTGCTCGGCGGGTCGAGATGTCGCGCCGCGCGGGCGGCCTGGTCGGCGGGCGGCCTCTGAGCTAGACGAGGCCAGTTGCTCGTCATGGCTTGCTCTTTCCCGGATGCGCGCGCGCGCCGCCGCGGTGGTCGGCTGCGGCGCGCGTCGGCGCTCGCCGCGGCGGCGCTCGTGGCGGCATGCGGCCCGGGCGAGGAGCCGCCGGGGCGCTCGGCCGCCGCGCAGCCGGCGGCCCTGGAGCCGGCGCTCGCCGACGCGGGCGTCGTGGAGCCGCTGGACGGCGGCGCGGCCGTCGAGGCCGAGCCCGCGGCGTCCAGGGAGGCGCTGCGGCCCGGGCGCGGCGACAAGCTCGCGAGCATCGCGATGCGCACGTTCGTGTACGCCGCGCCCGAGCGCGGCGCGCTCAAGCTCGGTTACCTGCGGGCTGGCGCGATCGTCGAGCGCGCCGCGGCGCCGTCGGGCGACGCGGGGTGCGCCGGCGGGTGGTACGCCATCCATCCCCGCGGCTTCGTGTGCGTCGGCAAGGGCGCCTCGCTCGACCTGGACCACGAGATCGTCGCCGCGACGCCGGCCGGCCCGCGCCGCGGCGAGCCGTATCCGTACCGTTACGTCGTGTCGCGGAAGCCGCCGCCGCACCTCTATGTCCACCTGCCGAGCGAGGCCGAGCAGCGGCGCGTCGAGGGGCGCTCGCGCGCCCAGGGCACCCCTGCGTGGTCCCGCCGCGACGAGGCGCTCCTGGGCGAGCCGGAGCCGCTCACGCCCTTCTACGCGAGCCGCCGCGACCTGCCCAAGCCGCTCGGCGCTGCCGAGAAGGCGCGCTTCCCCGCGCACCGCGGGCGCGCGCGGGCCGACTCGGCCTTCGGCTTGATCTCCACCTTCGAGTGGACAGGGCGGCGCTTCGGACTGACGACCGAGCTCGACCTCATCCCGATCGATCGCACCTCGGCTGTCACCCCCACGGCGATGCGCGGCGTGGAGGTGAAGAGCGAGGGGACCCCCGCGTTCGTCATGCACCACGGGGTGCGCACGCTGAAGCCGGACGCCTCGGGCGAGCTCAGGCCGGACGGCTGGGCGGCGCACCGCTCCGGCTGGGTGCTCACCGGCAAGACGGCCGCCGGCGGCGCCTACGCGGAGACCGACGCGGGCGTGTGGATCCCCGCGTCCGCGCTGCGGGTCGCGCGGCTGGGCCGCGACTTCTGGGGGCACGCGGCGCGCGGAAGGAAGTGGATCGACATCTCGATCGAGCTCCAGACGCTCGTCGCCTACGAGGGCGAGCGCCCCGTCTTCGCGACCCTCGTCTCGACGGGCAGGGGCGAGCTCGGCGATCCCGCGACCACCAGCGCCACCGTGCAGGGCACGTTCTTCATCCGCGAGAAGCACGTCACGGCGACGATGGACGGCGACGAGCTCAGCGAGTCGTCCATCGACCTGCGGGACGTGCCCTATGTCCAGTACTTCCACAACAGCTACGCGCTGCACGGCGTCTACTGGCACGACGCGTTCGGCAAGGTGCGGAGCAGCGGCTGCGTGAACCTCGCGCCCGCCGATGCGGCGTGGCTGTTCGCGTGGACCGATCCCCCCGTCCCCGAGGGCTGGCACGCCGCGTTCAACGACAAGGGCGGGACGCTCGTGTACATCCACGCCTGACCGCGCGCGGGCCGGTGCGGCGACGTGTAATGCCGCCGGACCGCGCGCGCCGGCCATGCATGCAACCCGGGACGACGCTGTTGGCGATCCAACTTCCTGCGCTGAGCTCTGGAGCGGTCGAGCTCAAATGCGGCATGAAGCCGCTGCGGGGCGCGGTCGTCCTCGGGCCCCGCACGTGATCGCACTCGCCACGCTGGAGCGGCTTCCATGAAATCACCTCACCTCGCCGGTCCGAACGCCCTGCTGATGCTCGTCGCTGCGCTCGCCGGCTGCGCGCCGCGCACCCTTCCCGCGAGCTTCCCCGCGTCCTCTGCTGCCTCACCGCAGGCCGCGGAAGCTCCCTCGCCGCGGATCGGCGTCGCCCTCTCGGAGGAGCCTCCGCTGCCCGGCGAGCCCGCCGCGGGCTGGGTCGGGCTCGAGCCGGCGGGGGGCGCCGGCGCCGACCCTCACCAGCACCACCACCACCATCATCACGCCCCGGCGCCGGCGACGCCGCCGGAGGGCGGCCCGGCGGCTGCCAGGCCCGAGGAGCCTGTCCATGCGCACTGAACGCCGGCGATCGCGCGCGCTCGCCTCGCGCCTCCTGCCGCTCGTGGCAGGCCTCGCGCTCTCCTCGGCGGCCGCGGCCGGCTGCGCCGCCCCGTCGTCGACCGCCGACATGGCGCGGATCCGCGAGCTCTCCCGCGTCGAGCTCCCGCCGAGCGCGGCGTCGGAGGAGGTCGATCCGGAGCCGGCCGCCGGCGCGCGCGCCCTCGGCCAGGCGCCGCGGCGGCCGCTCACCGCGGACGCCGCGGTGCGGATCGCGCTGCTCAACAACCGCGAGCTGCGCGCCGTGCTGAAGGAGGTCGGCGTCGCCCGGGGCAACCTCGAGCAGGCGGGCAAGCTCCCGAACCCGGAGATCGCGATCGGGGTGACGCCGCTGCAGGAGGGGGTCGAGCACGCGCACCTCGAGCTCGGGGTCGAGATCGACCTCACGTCGGCGCTCCTCTCGCCGCTCCACGCGAGGGCGGCGCGCTCGGAGCACGAGGCCGCGCGCTACCGCGCCGCGGGCGCGGTCGTCGATCTCGGCTACCAGGTGCGCGCCGCGTTCTACGCCGTGCAGGCGGCGGAGCAGCGCCTGGGCATCGCGAACCGCGCGCTCGACGCGTTCGCCGCGGCCCGCGACGCCGCCCGCGCGCTCTTCGAGGCGGGCAACGTCCCGGAGCTCGACGTGGCGACGCAGGAGGCGGGTTACGAGGAGGCCCGCGTCACGGCCGCGCAGATCGAGCTGGAGCTCCTCTCGCAGCGCGAGCGGCTCACCCGGCTGCTCGGCCTCTCCGGCGCGGCGACCTCCTGGACGATCGCCGGCGCGGTCCCGGCGGCGCCCGACGCGCTCGCCACGCCGCCGCGCGCGGAGTCCCTGGCCTTGCGGGCGAGCCTCGAGCTCGCGGAGCTGCGCAGCCGGCTCGAGGCGGCGGCGGGGCGCGCCGGGGCCTTGCGCGCCGAGGGCTGGGTGCCGGACGTGGCGCTCGGCGTTCACGGCGAGCGGGAGCTCGGCGCGAGCGACGAGGCGCACGAGCACCCGTGGGTCGTCGGCGCCGAGGTCCGCCTCTCGCTCCCGCTCTTCGATCGGCGGCAGGGCGCCGAGGCCGCGCAGGCGGCGGAGTTCGACGGCCTGCTGGAGCGCTACCACGGGCGCGCCGTCGACGTCCGCTCGGCGGTCCGCGAGGCGCGCAACCGGCTGGTGTTCGCGCACGCGCGCGCGCAGCACTACGCGCGCGTGATCCTCCCGGCGCGCAAGCGGGTCCTGGAGCAGACGTTGCTCCAGTACAACGCGATGCAGGTCGGCGTCTTCCAGCTGCTCTCGGCGCGCCGAGAGCAGCTCGACGCCGAGCTCGCGGCGGTCGAGGCGCTGCGCGAGCACTGGACGGCGAAGGCTGCGTTCGACGCGCTCCTGGCAGGGCGCCGCGTCGAGGCCGCGGGGGCCGGAGCTCCCGCGGCGATGCCGAGGGCCTCGGCCACCGGCGAAGGAGGGCATTGACATGGACCGACGTGCTTTCATCCACGCGGGCGGTCTGGCCGCCGGCGCCGCCATCCTCACGCAAGGGCTCGCCCATGCGCAGCAGCGCCCTGGCGCGCCGCCCGCTGCGGGCGCCGCGACGCCCCCGCCTCGCCGGACCGCCGCGCCCGGGGGGCAGCCCGCCGTGGTGACACCGAACGGCAGCACGCTCCCGCTGCGGGTGGTGGACGGCGTGAAGGTCGGCCACCTCGTGGCGGGCCCCCTCGAGCACGAGATCGCCCCCGGCCTGAAGAGCGAGGTGTGGGGCTACAACGGGAGCACGCCCGGCCCGACCATCGAGGCGGTCGAGGGCGATCGCCTGCGCATCTACGTGACGAACTCCCTGCCGGAGGCCACCACGGTCCACTGGCACGGCCTCGTGCTGCCGAACGGCATGGATGGAGTCGCCGGGCTCACCCAGCCCCCGATCGCGCCCGGCGAGACGTATGTTTACGAGTTCGTCGTGCGGTATCCGGGGACGTACATGTACCACTCGCATTTCGACGAGATGACCCAGATCGCGCTGGGCGCGGTGGGGATGTTCGTCGTGCACCCGAGGAGGCCCAGGGGCCCGCGCGTGGACAGGGATTTCGTGCTGATGACGCACGAGTGGAAGATCAACGCGGGGGCGCGCCGGCCCGATCCGAACGCGATGAGCGACTTCAACGTCCTCACGTTCAATGGCAAGGCGTTCCCCGCGACGGCGCCGCTCCTCGTCGGCCGCGGCGAGCGCGTGCGCGTGCGCCTCGGGAACCTCGGCCCGATGGATCACCACCCGATCCACCTGCACGGCCTGTCGTTCCAGGTCACGGCGACGGACGGCGGGTTCGTCCCCGAGTCGGCGCAGTACCCGGAGACGACGGTCCTTGTCCCGGTCGGCAGCACGCGGGTCATCGAGTTCGTCCCCGAGGAGCCGGGCGACTGGGCGGTGCACTGCCACATGACCCATCACACGATGATGCAGATGGGCCATGGCCTGCCGAACATGGTCGGCGCCGCGACCCGCGCGCTCGATCGGCGGATGGGCCGCGTGATGCCCGGCTACATGACGATGGGGACCACGGGGATGGGCGGCATGGGCGAGATGCCCATGCCTATCCCCGCGAACAGCCTGCCGATGCGCGGCGGGGCCGGGCCGTTCTCGTACATCGACATGGGGGGAATGTTCACCGTCCTCAAGGTCCGCGACGAGCCGGACAAGGCGGACCCGGCCGGGTGGTATGTGCACCCGGCCGGCACCGTGGCCGGACCGGCGAGCGCCGAGCGGATGCGGGCGGACGGCATCGACCCCGCTTCGGGTGGGAAGCCGGGCGGGTGAACCTTTCGGCGTGAGCGAAAGCTCGCGGCCGGCATCTCGTCCGCGCATCGAATCGAGAGGGCCGGGGGCTCGGGCTGACTGCGGCGTTGCGGGTCGGCCGTCTCGATGGACACACGGGGCGCGGCCCCGCGACCACAGGTCAGCCAAAATCTTCAGCGATTTCAATGAGCCAGAAGCGGTCCACGCCTTGCCATATCCGGTGGCGAGGCCGGGACGCCCCGGATCGCGGAGGAGTGCTTCGATGGCAATGAAGATGGCTCGACGGATGACGTTTCTGGCGCTTTGCACGGTCTCGCTCGCCGGCTGCGGCGAGCGTCACGACGCGCGGCCTCCGGCGCAGGCCGCTGCCGCGAGCCCCGCGGCGACGCAGTGCCCCGAGCCTGCAGCCGCGACGGCGGCGGCGCCCGCAGGCCCGCCGGCCGCGACGGTGACGGCGCCCGCGCCGGACGCGAACGTCGTGGCGGACAAGGGGAGCAAGGGGAGCCGCGAGGCCAAGGAGAAGGGGAGGGGGGCGGCGGAGCTGAAGGTGAAGCGGCTGGTGATCGCGGAGGGGGTGAAGGACCGCGAGCCGGTGGCGCCGGGGACGACGTTCCACGCGCCGGAGACCCCGCGGCTCTATGCGTTCCTGGAGGTCGAGAACCGGAGCGACGCGGAGGGCGAGGTGACGGTGGCGTTCGTCCCGCCGGGCGGCGGGGCGCCGGTGGGGAACGTGACGCTCGGGGTCGGGCCGTCGCCGCGGTGGCGGACGTGGGCGTTCACGCGCGGGGCGCGGCAGGCGGGGGAGTGGACGGCGGTCGTGCGGTCGGAGACGGGCGAAGAGCTCGCGCGCGCGCCGTTCGAGGTGACGCTGTAGCCGAGGGCGGCGAGGCCCGGGAGGCGCCGGTCGTCGTCAGCGCGTCAGGGCGCGTCCTGCGGCGCTTCTCCCATCGCATCCTGCTCGAAGACGCCCAGGTACACCTGGTCGACGTCGAGCGCGCTGCCGAGGGAGGACAGCGCTGCGTGCTCGCCGGGGCCGTGGATCCGGAGCAGCCAGCTGCCGTCAGGCTGCCGCGTGAAGACCTCGATTCGCGGCGCCTTCTGCGATGCGAGCACGTACTCCTCGAGCGACGGTAGCGTCCGGTACTGGGCGAACTTGTCCCCGCGATCATAGGCCTCGCTGGATTCGGAGAGCACCTCGACGATGACACGTGGGTTCAGGAGCGTGTCGCGCTGCTCGTCTTCGAACTCGGGACGCGCGCAAACGACGGCGCCATCGGGGTACACGTAGCGGCGCGTGGCGGCGATCTTGATGCGCATGTCGGAGGTGAGCACCCGGCACCCCCGACCGCGGATCGCGTTCCGCAGCTCACCGATGATGTTCGCGGCGATCGCGCTGTGCTCCAGCGTGCCGCCCGCCATGGCGAAGAGCTCACCGTCCGCGTATTCGTGGCGAAGCGGCGACGAACGCTCGAAGTCCAGGTATTCCTGCGGCGAAAGGCCGGTGCGGACCGCGGCTTGTGCCATGTCCCGCAGTTTCACCCGGGAGACGGAGCGCGTCCACGGGCGAGAGCTCCGCCGATGCGCAGCGGGCAGGACCCTTCCTGCGGCGTCAGGCGGGCACGAGCTCGACGAGCGTGAGCTCTGGCGGACAGTTGATGCGGACCGGCAGCCAGCCTCCGGCGCCGGCGTTGACGTGGAGGCGCCGGCCGCGGTGCTCGTAATGCCCGTTGTGGTAGAGCCCGGCGGGCAACATCGGCGTGAGGGCGTAATCGCCGATGCGGCCGAGCGAGATCTGCCCGCCGTGCGTGTGGCCGGACAGCATCAGATCGAACGGCAGCTCGCGGGCGGTGCGGAACGTGCCCGGATGGTGGCTGAGGACGACGCGCGGCGCGCCGTCGTCCCGCATCTGGCCTAGCGCTCGATCCAGTCCGTCGCGCGTCGGGCGCCGGGCGGGCTCTCCCGGGCGCGCGCGGCTCGGGTAGTCGATGGCGCCCATCCACAGGTGATCGCTGCCGATGCGGACCTCCCGCGCCTCGTCGACGAGCACCTGGGCGCCCGCTTCCTCGAGGCCCTTCACGATCGTCCCCACGTCGGCCGATCGCGCGGCGATGTACTCGTGGTTGCCCATGGAGAAGAAGAGCTGCCCTCGGGCGGGGCGCAGGCCCCGGAGCAGCCGCGCGGACAGCTCGAGCTGCGAGACGTGGTGATCGAGCAGATCGCCGGTGACGACGTGGATGTCCGCGCGTACCGCGTTCATGGCGTCGCGGAGCTCGTCGAGCCGCTCCGCGTCCATGAAGCTGCCGACGTGCACGTCGCTGAGCTGCGCGATGGTGACGCCGTGCAGGCTCGTCAGCTCGCGGCGCACCGGCAGCGCGAGCCTCACCACGACCGGTCGTTGCCGCGACGCGAGCACGCCGCCCATCGAGACCGCGACCGCCGCCGCCGGCAGCGCCCATGTCGCGCCGACGACGAGGCGGCGGCGGCGCTCGTCGACGGCCTCCGGTCGGGCCGCGATATCCGCTGGCGCGGGGATGTCCTGAGCGGCCGGGTTGGCCTCGGCGCCGCCGCTGGCCTGGCTGTTCGTGGTGGTCTGGGCATCGAGCGCAATCGGGGCGTTTCGGCGCGGCTGGAGCCGATGGAGCGCCCGGACGGCCGCGCACGCGAGCGTGACGAGCCCGAGGAGCAACCCGTAGAGGAGCAGGCCCACCTGCATGCCCATGGCGATCAGCGCCAGCGGCTCCGGCGCGTGGCGCTGGAGCGCGCGTAACCCCGAGAAGCTCGCTGCGGCCATGAGCAGCGCCGGGAGCGCGGCCAGCAGCAGCCCCGCAGCGCAGAGCGCGCTGATCATCGCTCCATGTCGAGGGAACGCCGCGCGGAGCCGCCGCCAGAGGATCAGGCCGAGGAGGCCGTTGACGAGCGTGACGACGAGGCCGCCGAGCTGGTACACGCGACGGAAAGTAGCATCGCGCCGATCGCGCGTCCGGCCGCGGCCCGCCGGCTGCGCCTAGGATCCAGCTCCTCCGTCAGGCACCTCGGCGTCGACCGGGATCTCCCTTGCTTCGAGCCCCTCGAGCGGCGCCTTGCCCGACAGCGCGTCGAGGTCGCCGCGCGCGTCCCGGAGGTAGCCATTGAAGAACGCGGCGAGGTAGCCCATCGCGATCGCCTGCTGCTCGCGCCGCGAGAGCCCGGCGTG
Protein-coding regions in this window:
- a CDS encoding S53 family peptidase is translated as MLPSGLPRPAGGIYFDFGAAPEEDRFRALMGFPTRDVAGLESAIEDMYDPGKPDTFRKYMSVETWMERHAPSESDVAAVEDWLVQQKMEIRRRSKNRLLLEFAGTVEQFNAAFDTELRDFERENPSAGGKPLRTFGALDPLRPPQRIIDLASGVVSVEIPADTEPLAAEGGSIETDPPPEQEKGYTPAQIARAYGVEALHTGGHSGQGVKVGVVVGATFKKRDLQSFWRSFGILSRDNPVEVVTADPISTRYVETTLDMQWSGAMAPEAELIAYQGPDARTHSILYAWNEAIAAGEVSVLSTSFAHREETEAQMIREQYNEAARMGAALGMTIVVASGDSSRPDVPSSSPYVTCVGGTVLELGDGGEVAREVAWSGSGSGRSRAFDTPWWQESVVQDAQGTRAVSDVALSASSDSPYWLYFLGEWERRSGTSFAAPVFAGLMASVNSHRIAQGKPVAGWLNRALYTDAGVQAAFRDITEGKTPEGFSAGPGWDYPTGWGAPLADKLAEALP
- a CDS encoding L,D-transpeptidase family protein, translated to MACSFPDARARRRGGRLRRASALAAAALVAACGPGEEPPGRSAAAQPAALEPALADAGVVEPLDGGAAVEAEPAASREALRPGRGDKLASIAMRTFVYAAPERGALKLGYLRAGAIVERAAAPSGDAGCAGGWYAIHPRGFVCVGKGASLDLDHEIVAATPAGPRRGEPYPYRYVVSRKPPPHLYVHLPSEAEQRRVEGRSRAQGTPAWSRRDEALLGEPEPLTPFYASRRDLPKPLGAAEKARFPAHRGRARADSAFGLISTFEWTGRRFGLTTELDLIPIDRTSAVTPTAMRGVEVKSEGTPAFVMHHGVRTLKPDASGELRPDGWAAHRSGWVLTGKTAAGGAYAETDAGVWIPASALRVARLGRDFWGHAARGRKWIDISIELQTLVAYEGERPVFATLVSTGRGELGDPATTSATVQGTFFIREKHVTATMDGDELSESSIDLRDVPYVQYFHNSYALHGVYWHDAFGKVRSSGCVNLAPADAAWLFAWTDPPVPEGWHAAFNDKGGTLVYIHA
- a CDS encoding DUF2914 domain-containing protein, producing MAMKMARRMTFLALCTVSLAGCGERHDARPPAQAAAASPAATQCPEPAAATAAAPAGPPAATVTAPAPDANVVADKGSKGSREAKEKGRGAAELKVKRLVIAEGVKDREPVAPGTTFHAPETPRLYAFLEVENRSDAEGEVTVAFVPPGGGAPVGNVTLGVGPSPRWRTWAFTRGARQAGEWTAVVRSETGEELARAPFEVTL
- a CDS encoding multicopper oxidase family protein translates to MDRRAFIHAGGLAAGAAILTQGLAHAQQRPGAPPAAGAATPPPRRTAAPGGQPAVVTPNGSTLPLRVVDGVKVGHLVAGPLEHEIAPGLKSEVWGYNGSTPGPTIEAVEGDRLRIYVTNSLPEATTVHWHGLVLPNGMDGVAGLTQPPIAPGETYVYEFVVRYPGTYMYHSHFDEMTQIALGAVGMFVVHPRRPRGPRVDRDFVLMTHEWKINAGARRPDPNAMSDFNVLTFNGKAFPATAPLLVGRGERVRVRLGNLGPMDHHPIHLHGLSFQVTATDGGFVPESAQYPETTVLVPVGSTRVIEFVPEEPGDWAVHCHMTHHTMMQMGHGLPNMVGAATRALDRRMGRVMPGYMTMGTTGMGGMGEMPMPIPANSLPMRGGAGPFSYIDMGGMFTVLKVRDEPDKADPAGWYVHPAGTVAGPASAERMRADGIDPASGGKPGG
- a CDS encoding Uma2 family endonuclease, with amino-acid sequence MAQAAVRTGLSPQEYLDFERSSPLRHEYADGELFAMAGGTLEHSAIAANIIGELRNAIRGRGCRVLTSDMRIKIAATRRYVYPDGAVVCARPEFEDEQRDTLLNPRVIVEVLSESSEAYDRGDKFAQYRTLPSLEEYVLASQKAPRIEVFTRQPDGSWLLRIHGPGEHAALSSLGSALDVDQVYLGVFEQDAMGEAPQDAP
- a CDS encoding homocysteine S-methyltransferase family protein; its protein translation is MVDVARSPLGSTAVAAEAAIVVLDGPLGTELAARGVETPAPLWSAAALLDARGRDVVRAIHRDYARAGATVHTANTFRTKRRQAGAAWAELAARAVSLAREAVRDEGPQHRVAGSIAPLEDCYRPDLSPADARQEHRELAQALAGAGVDLLLCETFPHVGEALVALEEAVATGVEAWVSFTAGPGSDLLSPEHIGLAAREAASRGARAVLVNCTPATRTLAHIERLAACGVPFGAYANAGAEAEGLGWGVGVDQRGSAAARYAELARRWLEAGATIVGGCCGTGPAHIAALRALVDGARPARAPAGSPR
- a CDS encoding TolC family protein — encoded protein: MRTERRRSRALASRLLPLVAGLALSSAAAAGCAAPSSTADMARIRELSRVELPPSAASEEVDPEPAAGARALGQAPRRPLTADAAVRIALLNNRELRAVLKEVGVARGNLEQAGKLPNPEIAIGVTPLQEGVEHAHLELGVEIDLTSALLSPLHARAARSEHEAARYRAAGAVVDLGYQVRAAFYAVQAAEQRLGIANRALDAFAAARDAARALFEAGNVPELDVATQEAGYEEARVTAAQIELELLSQRERLTRLLGLSGAATSWTIAGAVPAAPDALATPPRAESLALRASLELAELRSRLEAAAGRAGALRAEGWVPDVALGVHGERELGASDEAHEHPWVVGAEVRLSLPLFDRRQGAEAAQAAEFDGLLERYHGRAVDVRSAVREARNRLVFAHARAQHYARVILPARKRVLEQTLLQYNAMQVGVFQLLSARREQLDAELAAVEALREHWTAKAAFDALLAGRRVEAAGAGAPAAMPRASATGEGGH